From Caulobacter segnis, a single genomic window includes:
- a CDS encoding flagellar hook-length control protein FliK, with protein MAIDPTAPLTPILPSAPAGAAPDSLVVLQAMARQALANTAAELGQIVGRPSAPQTPRTGAPVEQAGRTSTQDAGHADDAPGAAKGAPPTQQAPAAKGSPETRMARAVRMATTEAVPRQAGLAPLMANVRAVVDRDDMPDEVREAGGVLLAMAPHADEITTARGLRQAVVRSGVFLEAHMARAAAAPATGGAPTPSPAGDMKAALLVFRGALSAWLAHAVPQEAADLAPGLAAEPGVGADTEAPAPSARLPSGGVASPAAAMSTRPAPSVQPTPSASVEAPPDEIPSTGPAPRAEPPEPERVSAKPDLPPSSSGDEPIAPRFAAFTTAPKVAPNATVAARGALSPLLQAGMMAEDAAAETPAGSFAEAKTAVARGYGAPAADAARSRVPPPPYASGPMAGQKPGPPVMSGDQSPADVVRGLLKGAAGALARQDLMQIASLPEPQRHGETDATEARPQGARLNLDLPFVTPQGVAVAQFEISHDGGGSGGGAVGSAERTYKVRFSIDVEPLGPVHALVTLTGARARVSLWAERAETIARLRAGEEALGAALRQADLSPEVAVHSGTPSSPGGVSPLGHFVDQAS; from the coding sequence GTGGCCATCGACCCGACCGCGCCCTTGACCCCGATCCTTCCATCCGCCCCGGCCGGAGCCGCGCCGGATTCGCTGGTGGTTCTGCAGGCCATGGCGCGCCAGGCGCTGGCCAACACGGCCGCCGAGCTCGGCCAGATCGTCGGTCGTCCTTCCGCGCCCCAGACCCCCAGGACGGGCGCGCCCGTGGAGCAGGCCGGTCGAACCTCGACCCAGGACGCGGGGCATGCCGACGACGCTCCCGGCGCGGCCAAGGGCGCGCCGCCGACCCAGCAGGCTCCAGCCGCCAAGGGATCGCCTGAAACCCGTATGGCGCGCGCGGTCCGCATGGCCACCACCGAGGCCGTGCCGCGCCAGGCCGGCCTGGCGCCGCTTATGGCCAACGTCAGGGCCGTCGTGGATCGCGACGACATGCCGGACGAGGTGCGTGAGGCGGGCGGCGTCCTGCTGGCCATGGCGCCGCACGCCGACGAGATCACGACTGCCCGGGGATTGCGCCAGGCCGTCGTGCGTTCGGGTGTCTTCCTGGAGGCCCACATGGCGCGCGCCGCCGCGGCTCCGGCCACGGGAGGCGCCCCAACGCCGTCGCCGGCGGGTGACATGAAGGCCGCGCTTCTGGTGTTCCGAGGGGCGCTGTCGGCCTGGCTGGCTCATGCCGTCCCACAGGAAGCGGCCGACCTTGCGCCCGGTCTGGCCGCCGAGCCGGGTGTCGGCGCCGATACCGAGGCGCCCGCGCCCTCCGCCAGATTGCCCTCCGGGGGCGTCGCGTCGCCGGCGGCGGCGATGTCCACGCGTCCCGCGCCGTCGGTCCAGCCGACCCCGTCCGCGTCGGTCGAGGCGCCGCCCGACGAGATCCCTTCGACCGGTCCCGCGCCTCGGGCCGAGCCGCCGGAGCCGGAGCGCGTGTCCGCGAAGCCCGACCTTCCGCCCTCGTCCTCAGGGGACGAGCCGATCGCGCCGCGCTTCGCCGCTTTCACGACCGCGCCCAAGGTCGCGCCGAACGCGACGGTCGCCGCACGCGGAGCGCTGTCGCCGCTGCTCCAGGCGGGTATGATGGCCGAGGATGCCGCGGCGGAGACGCCAGCCGGTTCGTTCGCCGAGGCCAAGACCGCCGTGGCGAGGGGGTATGGCGCGCCCGCGGCCGACGCCGCTCGCTCCAGGGTTCCGCCGCCGCCCTATGCCAGCGGACCCATGGCGGGCCAGAAACCAGGTCCGCCGGTCATGTCCGGCGACCAGTCGCCAGCCGATGTCGTGCGTGGCCTGCTCAAGGGCGCCGCCGGCGCCCTGGCCCGACAGGACCTGATGCAGATCGCCTCGCTGCCCGAGCCCCAGCGCCACGGCGAGACCGATGCCACCGAAGCGCGTCCGCAGGGCGCGCGCCTGAATCTGGACCTGCCGTTCGTGACGCCGCAGGGCGTGGCCGTGGCGCAATTCGAGATCAGCCATGACGGCGGCGGGTCTGGGGGCGGCGCGGTCGGGTCGGCGGAGCGCACCTACAAGGTTCGCTTCTCGATCGATGTCGAGCCGCTGGGCCCGGTCCACGCCCTGGTCACCCTGACCGGCGCCCGGGCTCGCGTTTCTCTTTGGGCCGAGCGGGCCGAGACCATCGCACGGCTGCGGGCGGGCGAGGAGGCCCTGGGCGCGGCCCTGCGCCAGGCCGATCTGTCGCCCGAGGTCGCCGTCCATTCGGGGACTCCGTCCAGCCCTGGCGGCGTCAGCCCGCTGGGCCATTTCGTGGACCAGGCCTCATGA
- a CDS encoding ComEC/Rec2 family competence protein, with the protein MLGVEVIDGASPAPATRFSWPGLAALAMAELRVNAERAFLWTPVAFGLGAAAYLEAGREPSVWGLGGLALLLGTVWLILRRREATTFVLVLVGLMAFGAAGGLAAKIRSDRVAAPIMAGERVVRRVDGFVVDVVSPGASGPRVLIAPASVSGLSPERTPRRIRVTIGENETPGPGRAVRLKAMLGPPPPPAAPGSYDFARDAWFDSVGGVGFTIGEIAPARLDPPPWRLRLSMAVNAFRWSLAERILARMGPGSGGIGAAMVTGHEAWITEEQTQAMRASGLAHILSISGLHMAIVGGFVFGVARLGVAAWPWLALRAPGKKIAAVAGLVAVLGYLVISGAPPPAERAAITASVAFLAILFDRRAITLHGLAVAALLILALKPETAGEPGFRMSFAATAALVALAESWPQPVREISTPWWIRWPQAGFTWLAASVAASLVAGLATAPFAMQHFNRVAVWGLPANLAVAPLSSFVIMPFLAVGTLLEPFGLGAPFLAVAGWGIDGMVGIANAFAGAQGAQRIVASAPPQVLVIAFLGLMILCLWRGKLRWIGAPLALAVALWPRPAPPDAWIAADGATAAVRSGDAAVLLRTDAKRFGAELWARRRGLTPATWSLYACDKRICAPALGAPVRLSLAWSRKAPDAETLSGLCVNSEVVVIRGAAPERIPPLCADTVLLTAEDFARGGAAELYRRSDGWRIVWAQPLRGDRPWSRPSGSRLLTPDGTGGG; encoded by the coding sequence ATGTTAGGCGTCGAAGTCATCGATGGCGCGTCGCCGGCGCCCGCGACGCGGTTCTCGTGGCCAGGCCTGGCCGCATTGGCGATGGCCGAGCTGCGGGTCAATGCGGAGCGCGCCTTCCTGTGGACGCCGGTCGCGTTCGGTCTGGGGGCGGCGGCCTATCTGGAGGCGGGCCGGGAGCCGTCCGTGTGGGGGCTCGGCGGCCTGGCGCTGCTGTTGGGGACGGTCTGGCTGATTTTGCGCCGCCGCGAGGCGACGACGTTCGTCCTGGTTCTGGTCGGTCTCATGGCGTTCGGCGCGGCCGGCGGGCTGGCGGCCAAGATCCGTAGCGACCGCGTGGCGGCGCCGATCATGGCGGGTGAACGCGTCGTGCGGCGCGTGGACGGTTTCGTCGTCGACGTCGTCAGTCCTGGCGCGAGCGGGCCGCGCGTGCTGATCGCGCCGGCCTCGGTGTCGGGGCTGTCGCCCGAACGAACACCGCGTCGAATCCGGGTGACGATTGGCGAGAACGAGACCCCAGGGCCGGGACGGGCCGTACGGCTGAAGGCCATGTTGGGACCGCCGCCGCCGCCCGCCGCGCCGGGTTCCTATGACTTCGCCCGCGACGCCTGGTTCGACTCGGTTGGGGGCGTCGGTTTCACGATCGGAGAGATCGCGCCGGCGCGACTGGATCCGCCGCCCTGGCGGCTGCGTCTGTCCATGGCGGTGAACGCCTTCCGCTGGAGCCTGGCCGAGCGAATTCTAGCGCGGATGGGGCCGGGCAGCGGGGGTATCGGCGCGGCCATGGTCACGGGCCATGAGGCCTGGATCACGGAAGAGCAGACCCAAGCGATGCGGGCCTCCGGCCTGGCGCACATCCTGTCGATCTCGGGCCTGCACATGGCCATTGTCGGCGGCTTCGTGTTCGGCGTGGCGCGGCTGGGCGTCGCGGCCTGGCCATGGCTGGCCCTGCGGGCGCCGGGCAAGAAGATCGCCGCCGTGGCCGGGCTGGTCGCTGTGCTCGGCTATCTGGTCATCTCTGGCGCGCCACCGCCGGCCGAGCGGGCGGCGATCACCGCCAGCGTGGCGTTCCTGGCCATACTGTTCGACCGGCGGGCCATCACCTTGCACGGCCTGGCGGTGGCGGCGCTGCTGATCCTGGCGCTGAAGCCCGAGACCGCCGGCGAGCCGGGTTTCCGGATGTCGTTCGCGGCCACCGCCGCGCTAGTAGCTTTGGCGGAAAGCTGGCCACAGCCGGTGCGCGAGATCTCCACGCCCTGGTGGATTCGCTGGCCGCAGGCGGGGTTCACCTGGTTGGCCGCCAGCGTCGCGGCCAGCCTGGTCGCGGGTCTGGCCACCGCGCCGTTCGCCATGCAGCATTTCAACCGCGTCGCCGTCTGGGGTCTTCCGGCCAACCTGGCGGTGGCGCCGCTGTCCTCGTTCGTGATCATGCCGTTCCTGGCCGTCGGCACCCTGCTGGAGCCCTTCGGCCTGGGCGCGCCGTTCCTGGCTGTCGCTGGTTGGGGCATCGACGGTATGGTCGGGATCGCAAACGCCTTCGCCGGCGCCCAGGGCGCTCAGCGGATCGTGGCCAGCGCGCCGCCCCAGGTGCTGGTGATCGCCTTTCTGGGTCTGATGATCCTGTGCCTGTGGCGCGGGAAGCTGCGTTGGATCGGCGCGCCGCTGGCCTTGGCCGTCGCCCTGTGGCCAAGGCCGGCGCCGCCCGATGCCTGGATCGCCGCCGATGGGGCCACGGCCGCCGTGCGCTCGGGCGATGCGGCCGTCCTGCTGCGCACCGACGCCAAGCGGTTCGGGGCCGAGCTGTGGGCCCGGCGCCGGGGCCTGACGCCGGCGACCTGGAGCCTCTATGCCTGCGACAAGCGGATCTGCGCGCCGGCCCTGGGCGCGCCGGTTCGGCTGTCCCTGGCCTGGAGCCGCAAGGCCCCCGACGCCGAAACCCTGTCGGGCCTGTGCGTGAACAGCGAGGTCGTGGTGATACGCGGCGCCGCGCCCGAGCGCATCCCGCCATTGTGCGCCGATACCGTGCTGCTGACGGCCGAAGACTTCGCGCGGGGCGGGGCCGCCGAACTCTATCGCCGCTCCGACGGCTGGCGCATCGTCTGGGCCCAACCCTTGCGGGGCGATCGACCGTGGAGCCGCCCTTCGGGCAGCCGCCTGCTGACACCTGATGGCACGGGTGGCGGCTAA
- a CDS encoding EscU/YscU/HrcU family type III secretion system export apparatus switch protein: MSGITGPSGRPRLAVALLHEDPHAPRVVASGQGWVGEKIIETAREHGVPIEEDPVLAQALSTIEIDEEIPEALYRAVAEVLGFLLKR; this comes from the coding sequence ATGAGCGGGATCACCGGTCCCTCCGGGCGGCCGCGCCTGGCCGTGGCCCTGCTCCACGAGGACCCCCATGCGCCAAGGGTGGTCGCGTCCGGTCAGGGCTGGGTCGGCGAGAAGATCATCGAAACGGCCCGCGAGCACGGCGTGCCGATCGAGGAGGATCCGGTGCTGGCCCAGGCCCTGTCGACCATCGAGATCGACGAGGAGATCCCTGAGGCGCTCTACCGCGCCGTGGCCGAGGTGCTCGGCTTCCTCCTGAAGCGCTGA
- the lexA gene encoding transcriptional repressor LexA, with protein MLTRKQHELLMFIHERIKETGVSPSFDEMKEALDLASKSGIHRLITALEERGFIRRLAHRARALEVVKLPQQATTAAPPKGRGAFRPQVFEGGGAPPAPAPSAAPANDSRELPILGRIAAGTPIDAIQHERERLPVPEAMLGNGEHYVLEVQGDSMIEAGILDGDYVIIKKGDTATSGEIVVALVGEEATLKRLRKKGGSIALEAANPKYETRIFGPDQVEVQGKLVGLIRRYH; from the coding sequence ATGCTCACCCGCAAGCAGCACGAACTGCTGATGTTCATCCACGAGCGTATCAAGGAGACCGGCGTCTCCCCGTCCTTCGACGAGATGAAGGAAGCCCTGGATCTGGCGTCCAAGTCGGGCATCCACCGGCTGATCACGGCGCTGGAAGAACGTGGCTTCATCCGCCGCCTGGCGCACCGGGCCCGGGCGCTGGAGGTGGTGAAGCTGCCGCAACAGGCCACGACGGCCGCCCCGCCCAAGGGGCGCGGCGCCTTCCGGCCGCAGGTGTTCGAAGGCGGCGGCGCGCCGCCCGCCCCGGCGCCATCGGCGGCTCCGGCCAACGATAGCCGCGAACTGCCGATCCTGGGCCGCATCGCCGCCGGCACGCCGATCGACGCCATCCAGCACGAGCGCGAGCGCCTTCCGGTGCCCGAGGCCATGCTGGGCAACGGCGAGCACTACGTCCTCGAGGTGCAGGGCGACTCGATGATCGAGGCCGGCATCCTCGACGGCGACTACGTGATCATCAAGAAGGGCGACACCGCCACCTCGGGCGAGATCGTCGTCGCCCTGGTCGGCGAGGAAGCCACCCTGAAGCGCCTGCGCAAGAAGGGCGGCTCGATCGCCCTGGAAGCGGCCAACCCCAAGTACGAGACCCGCATCTTCGGCCCCGATCAGGTCGAGGTGCAGGGCAAGCTGGTGGGTCTGATCCGCCGCTACCACTAG
- a CDS encoding isocitrate lyase/PEP mutase family protein, with protein MSNPFAARRAAFRALHAEGCFALPNPWDVGSAKRLERLGFKALASTSAGAAWAMGKDDGQITRDEVIAHLTQLCAATDLPVNADFEAGFADTPEGVGESVALAIQAGVAGLSIEDWSGSALYDLPTAVARLKAARAAIDASGQDVILVGRTEGYLRGVRDLAPTLERLKAYAEAGADCLYAPAVTDDDEIRAIVQAVAPNPVNVLFWGSEMSVQSLGALGVRRVSTGASLAAAAWSGFDVVAKRLAEEGRL; from the coding sequence ATGTCGAACCCGTTCGCCGCCCGCCGCGCGGCCTTCCGCGCCCTGCACGCCGAAGGTTGTTTCGCCTTGCCCAATCCCTGGGACGTCGGCAGCGCCAAGAGGCTGGAAAGGCTGGGCTTCAAGGCCCTGGCCTCGACCAGCGCCGGAGCCGCCTGGGCCATGGGCAAGGACGACGGCCAGATAACCCGTGACGAGGTGATCGCTCACCTGACACAGCTCTGCGCCGCCACCGACCTGCCGGTGAACGCCGACTTCGAGGCCGGTTTCGCCGACACGCCCGAAGGGGTCGGAGAGAGCGTCGCTCTGGCTATCCAGGCCGGCGTCGCTGGGCTGTCGATCGAGGACTGGTCGGGCTCGGCGCTCTACGACCTGCCGACCGCCGTGGCGCGGCTCAAGGCGGCTCGCGCGGCGATCGACGCCTCGGGCCAGGACGTGATCCTGGTCGGGCGCACCGAGGGCTATCTACGCGGCGTCCGCGACCTGGCGCCGACCCTGGAGCGTCTGAAGGCCTATGCCGAGGCCGGAGCGGACTGCCTCTATGCGCCGGCGGTGACTGATGACGATGAGATCCGCGCCATCGTTCAGGCCGTAGCGCCCAACCCGGTCAACGTCCTGTTCTGGGGATCCGAGATGTCGGTGCAGAGCCTGGGCGCGCTGGGCGTTCGCCGGGTCAGCACCGGGGCCTCCCTGGCCGCTGCGGCTTGGTCCGGCTTCGATGTCGTCGCCAAGCGGTTGGCGGAGGAGGGGCGTCTGTAA
- a CDS encoding ATP-binding protein, whose translation MGWRSIVEHRRRDLLSIVPMTLLAAVGAMVWLGVQTSLIWLAAALMLILFNQLLCSAIARLGDAADGFETGLAAFTLAYTFVYAALPGALVLHGTRTSVLAGSAMMGAIALSSTAEFVISRRIGAAALAALLLHVLVTAGLTFKTTPPSQVALSLVAIICFFGYVLQYALHREKAARRMAEATALAQAREAEAASANRAKTAFLATMSHEIRTPLNGILGMAQVMEADALSARQRERLSVVRQSGKALTDILNDVLDLARIEAGQLELRPDPFDLRALLVGCGRTFAALAEGKGLSHDLVIAPSAEGAYLGDAGRLRQILHNLLSNAVKFTEAGGVSIAARFEAGRLELTVADTGPGVAPDEQERLFGRFVLLDDIATRRHGGAGLGLAICRELARRMGGDITLYSRPGVGSAFMVTLPLARVREPISVQNAAKADTAPGLRVLAAEDNPTNQLVLRSVLRQAGVEPVIVDDGAKALEAWRAGRWDVVLMDIHMPVMDGLTALKQIRRLEVAEGRARTPVIALTANAMRHQIDHLLAAGMDDHVGKPLDVAQLLGALDRATRLEHRAFNVTHSQRP comes from the coding sequence ATGGGCTGGCGCAGTATCGTCGAGCATCGACGGCGTGATCTGTTGTCCATCGTACCGATGACCCTGCTGGCCGCCGTCGGCGCCATGGTTTGGCTGGGGGTGCAGACGAGCCTGATCTGGCTGGCCGCCGCCCTGATGCTGATCCTCTTCAACCAGTTGTTGTGTAGCGCCATTGCTCGGCTGGGAGACGCCGCCGACGGTTTCGAGACGGGCCTGGCGGCCTTCACCCTGGCCTATACCTTTGTCTACGCCGCCCTCCCCGGCGCCCTGGTGCTGCACGGGACGCGCACCTCGGTCCTGGCCGGCAGCGCGATGATGGGCGCCATCGCCCTGTCCAGCACGGCAGAGTTCGTCATCTCCCGCCGCATCGGCGCGGCCGCCCTGGCGGCGCTGCTGCTTCACGTGCTGGTCACGGCCGGGCTGACGTTCAAGACGACGCCGCCCTCTCAAGTGGCGCTGTCCCTGGTGGCGATCATCTGCTTCTTTGGCTACGTCCTGCAGTACGCCCTGCACCGCGAGAAGGCCGCCCGCCGCATGGCGGAAGCCACCGCCCTGGCCCAGGCGCGCGAGGCCGAGGCCGCCAGCGCCAACCGCGCCAAGACCGCGTTCCTGGCGACCATGAGCCACGAGATCCGCACGCCGCTCAATGGCATACTGGGCATGGCCCAGGTCATGGAGGCCGACGCGCTGTCGGCCCGGCAGCGCGAACGCCTGTCGGTGGTGCGTCAGTCAGGCAAGGCGCTGACCGACATCCTCAACGACGTGCTGGACCTGGCGCGCATCGAGGCCGGCCAGCTGGAGCTGCGCCCCGACCCCTTCGACCTGCGCGCGCTGCTGGTCGGCTGCGGGCGCACCTTCGCCGCCCTGGCCGAGGGCAAGGGCCTGTCGCACGACCTGGTCATCGCCCCGTCCGCCGAAGGCGCTTATCTGGGCGACGCCGGACGGTTGCGGCAGATCCTGCACAACCTGCTGTCCAACGCCGTGAAATTCACCGAGGCCGGGGGAGTCTCGATCGCGGCGCGGTTCGAGGCCGGCCGGCTGGAACTGACCGTGGCCGACACCGGCCCCGGTGTCGCGCCCGACGAGCAGGAGCGCCTGTTCGGGCGCTTCGTGCTGCTGGATGACATCGCCACGCGTCGGCACGGCGGCGCAGGCCTGGGCCTGGCCATCTGCCGCGAGCTGGCCCGCCGTATGGGCGGCGACATCACCCTCTACAGCCGCCCAGGCGTCGGCAGCGCTTTCATGGTAACCCTGCCGCTGGCGCGGGTGCGGGAGCCGATTTCCGTTCAGAACGCGGCCAAGGCCGACACCGCCCCGGGCCTTCGCGTCCTGGCCGCCGAGGACAACCCGACGAACCAACTGGTCCTGCGCTCGGTGCTACGTCAGGCCGGCGTCGAGCCCGTCATCGTCGACGACGGCGCCAAGGCCCTGGAGGCTTGGCGCGCGGGCCGATGGGACGTGGTGCTGATGGACATCCACATGCCGGTCATGGACGGTCTCACGGCGCTGAAACAGATCCGCCGCCTGGAGGTCGCCGAGGGCCGCGCGCGGACGCCGGTCATCGCCTTGACCGCCAACGCCATGCGCCACCAGATCGACCACCTGCTGGCGGCCGGCATGGACGATCACGTCGGCAAGCCGCTGGACGTCGCTCAATTGCTGGGCGCCCTGGATCGCGCCACGCGCCTAGAGCATCGTGCGTTTAATGTGACGCATAGCCAGCGGCCTTGA
- a CDS encoding energy transducer TonB: MIVAWLVMAQIATAAPLTPQDVELRHARRWPFSAYYPDQAQRMGVAGDVQARCLVNDKTRLENCELLSVTPAGRGFDDSAKRLLPDVVVDSVAKDGQPTAGRSITLTIEYRSTGLRSASSSRNPSYSVVFK, encoded by the coding sequence ATGATTGTCGCTTGGCTGGTCATGGCGCAGATCGCAACGGCCGCGCCACTGACGCCACAGGACGTCGAACTCCGTCACGCGAGACGCTGGCCATTCAGCGCCTACTATCCTGATCAGGCTCAGCGAATGGGCGTGGCCGGAGACGTCCAGGCCCGCTGCCTGGTCAACGACAAGACCCGGCTCGAGAATTGCGAACTGCTGTCAGTCACGCCAGCGGGCCGAGGCTTCGACGATTCCGCCAAGCGGCTGCTGCCGGACGTCGTGGTGGACAGCGTCGCCAAAGACGGCCAGCCGACTGCCGGCCGGTCCATCACCCTCACCATCGAATATCGCTCGACCGGGCTCCGAAGCGCGAGTTCCTCGCGAAACCCAAGCTATAGCGTCGTCTTCAAGTAG
- the gltA gene encoding citrate synthase: MTDKATLTIGDKSYDLPILKGSTGPDVLDIRKVYAESDHFTFDPGFTSTASCESKITYIDGDAGILLHRGYPIDQLAEKSSFLEVCHLLLNGELPSADEFAKFEKNITYHTMLHAQFDAFFQGFRRDAHPMAVMTGAVGALSAFYADSINVDDAREREISAHRLIAKMPTIAARAYKYTVGQPFVSPRNDLSYSENFLRMCFAVPAEDWKPNPVLTRAMDRIFILHADHEQNASTSTVRLAGSSGAHPFACIAAGIACLWGPSHGGANQEALEMLETIGSVENIPDYVQGVKDRKYKLMGFGHRVYKNFDPRAKVMQKTAHEVLAELGHNNDPLLQVAQELEKVALSDPYFIDRKLYPNIDFYSGITLRAMGFPTNMFTVLFALARTVGWISQWKEMFEDPTRKIGRPRQLYTGATQRDYVPVEKR; encoded by the coding sequence ATGACCGATAAAGCCACGCTGACGATCGGCGACAAGAGCTACGACCTGCCGATCCTCAAGGGCAGCACGGGTCCAGACGTCCTGGACATCCGCAAGGTCTACGCCGAGAGCGACCACTTCACGTTCGATCCGGGTTTCACCTCGACCGCATCGTGCGAGAGCAAGATCACCTATATCGACGGTGACGCCGGCATTCTGCTGCACCGCGGCTATCCGATCGACCAGCTGGCCGAGAAGTCCTCTTTCCTCGAGGTCTGCCACCTGCTGCTGAACGGCGAACTGCCCAGCGCGGACGAGTTCGCCAAGTTCGAAAAGAACATCACCTATCACACGATGCTGCACGCGCAGTTCGACGCCTTCTTCCAGGGCTTCCGTCGCGACGCGCACCCGATGGCCGTGATGACCGGCGCCGTCGGCGCCCTGTCGGCCTTCTATGCCGACAGCATCAATGTCGACGACGCCCGTGAGCGCGAGATCAGCGCTCATCGCCTGATCGCCAAGATGCCGACGATCGCCGCCCGCGCCTACAAGTACACGGTCGGCCAGCCGTTCGTGTCGCCGCGCAACGACCTGTCGTACTCGGAAAACTTCCTGCGCATGTGCTTCGCCGTGCCGGCCGAGGACTGGAAGCCGAACCCGGTGCTGACCCGCGCCATGGACCGGATCTTCATCCTGCACGCCGACCACGAGCAGAACGCCTCGACCTCGACCGTCCGTCTGGCCGGCTCGTCGGGCGCGCACCCGTTCGCCTGCATCGCCGCCGGCATCGCCTGCCTGTGGGGCCCGTCGCACGGCGGCGCCAACCAGGAAGCCCTGGAGATGCTGGAGACCATCGGCTCGGTCGAGAACATCCCGGACTACGTCCAGGGCGTGAAGGACCGCAAGTACAAGCTGATGGGCTTCGGTCACCGCGTGTACAAGAACTTCGACCCGCGCGCGAAGGTCATGCAGAAGACCGCCCACGAAGTGCTGGCGGAACTGGGCCACAACAACGATCCGTTGCTTCAGGTCGCCCAGGAACTGGAAAAGGTCGCCCTGAGCGATCCCTACTTCATCGACCGCAAGCTGTACCCGAACATCGACTTCTATTCGGGCATCACCCTGCGCGCGATGGGCTTCCCGACCAACATGTTCACCGTGCTGTTCGCCCTGGCCCGCACCGTCGGCTGGATCAGCCAGTGGAAGGAAATGTTCGAGGACCCCACCCGCAAAATCGGTCGTCCGCGTCAGCTCTACACGGGCGCCACGCAACGCGACTACGTGCCGGTCGAGAAGCGCTAG
- the gltX gene encoding glutamate--tRNA ligase, protein MSNPTPTGLSTTGVVTRFAPSPTGFLHIGGARTALFNWLYTRHTGGKFLVRVEDTDRERSTEAAVAAIFEGLDWLGLKSDDEVVFQHTRAPRHVEVVQDMLAKGRAYRCWMTVEELEVAREKARAEGRAIRSPWRDAPEGDLSVPHVIRFKGPLDGETVVDDLVKGPVTFRNIELDDLVLLRGDGAPTYNLAVVVDDHDMGVTHVIRGDDHLNNAARQTLIYQAMDWSVPAFAHIPLIHGPDGAKLSKRHGAQAVGEFADLGYIPEGMRNYLARLGWGHGDDEVFNDEQAIGWFDVKDVVKAPARLDWAKLNHINAQHLRKADDARLTELALTAAEKRGEALPADARERIARTVPEVKEGAKTILELVDHCAFALKTRPLALEEKTQKQLTEETVERLSRLRAQLAAAPAFDAAALETVLKTFAESEGVGFGKFGPALRGILTGGAPAPDLNKTMAALSREESLGRLDDALASRA, encoded by the coding sequence ATGTCGAACCCCACCCCTACCGGCCTTTCCACGACGGGCGTTGTCACGCGCTTCGCCCCATCGCCCACCGGTTTCCTGCATATCGGCGGGGCCCGCACGGCGCTGTTCAACTGGTTATATACCCGGCATACGGGAGGGAAGTTCCTTGTTCGCGTCGAGGACACCGATCGCGAGCGTTCGACCGAGGCGGCCGTCGCCGCCATCTTCGAGGGGTTGGACTGGCTGGGCCTGAAGTCCGACGACGAGGTCGTCTTCCAGCACACCCGCGCCCCGCGCCACGTCGAGGTCGTGCAGGACATGCTGGCCAAGGGCCGCGCCTATCGCTGCTGGATGACCGTCGAGGAGCTGGAAGTGGCGCGCGAGAAGGCCCGCGCCGAAGGCCGCGCCATCCGCTCGCCCTGGCGTGATGCGCCGGAGGGCGATCTCTCGGTCCCGCACGTGATCCGCTTCAAGGGCCCGCTGGACGGCGAGACCGTGGTCGACGACCTGGTCAAGGGTCCGGTGACCTTCCGCAACATCGAGCTAGACGACCTGGTCCTGCTGCGCGGCGACGGCGCCCCGACCTACAACCTGGCCGTGGTCGTAGACGACCACGACATGGGCGTCACCCACGTGATCCGCGGCGACGACCACCTGAACAACGCCGCCCGCCAGACCCTGATCTATCAGGCCATGGACTGGTCCGTGCCCGCCTTCGCCCACATCCCGCTGATCCACGGTCCCGACGGCGCCAAGCTTTCCAAGCGCCACGGCGCACAAGCCGTCGGCGAGTTCGCCGACCTCGGCTACATCCCCGAGGGCATGCGCAACTACCTGGCGCGCCTGGGCTGGGGCCACGGCGACGACGAGGTCTTCAACGACGAACAGGCGATCGGCTGGTTCGACGTCAAGGACGTGGTCAAGGCGCCCGCGCGCCTGGACTGGGCCAAGCTGAACCACATCAACGCCCAGCATCTGCGCAAGGCCGACGACGCCCGCCTGACCGAACTGGCCCTGACGGCCGCGGAAAAGCGCGGTGAGGCCCTGCCGGCCGACGCCCGCGAGCGCATCGCTCGCACCGTCCCCGAAGTGAAGGAAGGCGCCAAGACCATCCTGGAGTTGGTGGACCACTGCGCCTTCGCGCTGAAGACGCGCCCGCTGGCCCTGGAAGAAAAAACGCAGAAGCAACTGACCGAGGAAACGGTCGAGCGGCTCTCGCGCCTGCGCGCCCAGCTGGCCGCGGCGCCGGCCTTCGACGCCGCGGCGCTGGAAACCGTGTTGAAAACGTTCGCGGAATCCGAGGGCGTCGGCTTCGGCAAGTTCGGCCCGGCGCTGCGCGGGATCCTGACCGGCGGCGCGCCGGCTCCGGACCTGAACAAGACGATGGCCGCGCTCTCCCGCGAAGAGAGTTTGGGGCGCCTTGACGACGCCCTGGCGTCGCGCGCATGA